The genomic region AACCCGCGCCGCGCACCGTCCGGAGCAGGCGGGGGTGGCGCGGGTCGTCCCCGAGCTTCTGCCGCAGCCGCGAGATGTGGGCGTCGATGGAGCGGTCGAAGGCCTCGTCGGCGCTCCCCTTGGTGAGGTCGAGGAGCTGCTCGCGGGTGAGCACGCGCCCGGCACGCTCGGCGAGGACGCGCAGGAGGACGAACTCGGAGGTGGTGAGCGCGAGCGGCCGGCCGCGGAGCGTGGCCCCGTAGTCGCGCGGCGAGAGCTCGAGCTCGCCCACCCGGAGCCGCTCCCGCGAGGGGCCGAGCGCGCCGCGGCCGCGCCGCACCAGGCCGCGCAGCCGGGCCAGGAGCTCGCGCGAGGAGAAGGGCTTCGGGAGGTAGTCGTCGGCGCCGGTCTCGAGCCCGAGCACGCGGTCGGCCTCCTCGCCGAGCGCGGTGAGCATGATCACCGGCACGGCGGCGCGGGCGCGCAGCTCGCGGCAGATCTCGATGCCGGAGAGGCCGGGCAGCATCACGTCGAGGATGACCACGTCGTGCCGCCCCTTGAGCGCCTCGACGAGCCCCTGCCGGCCGTCGCCGACCCAGGTCACCTGCAGCCCGTGCCCCTCGAGGTAGCGGGTGGTGAGTGAGGCGAGCCGCTCGTCGTCCTCGACGAAGAGCACGCGGAAGCTCTCGGGGTCCTGTCCGGTCACGCGGCGGATTCTAGCCGGGCCGGCCCCGGGCGGCGCTCCGCGAACATTCCGGCAACCGGCGGTCACAGCGGCGCGAGGCCGCCCTGCGACGGTGCCGCTCGAAAGGAGCCCGGACCGCGAGGCACGGGCTCGGCGGCTCCCCTCCCTGCCGCCGGGCCCGCGCCTCCTCCGAACCCTGCCGACATGACCCACCCTCCGACCCGAACCGCGCTGCTCGCCCTCCTGGCCGCCGTGGCCGGCTGCGCCACCGCCCGGCGGCCGGCCTCCGCGGCCCCGGCCGCCGCCGAGGCCCCGCCCGCCGCCGCGAGCGCGCCAGGCCCGGCCGCCCCCGCCGCGACCGAGGCGCCCCGCTACGCGGTGGAGCCGGCGGCCACGCTGCTCGTGCTCGCGAGCGGCCGCGCCTTCCTCCTCCTCGGCGCCGCGCCGATCGCCGGCTCCCAGGGCGAGCCGGAGCTCTCGCTCAGCTACCTCGCCGCGAGCGACCCCGCGCCCCCCGCCGACCCCGGCGCCGCCGCTCGGCTCGCCTCCGCCGCCCAGGCGCTCTTCGAGGCCTTCCGCTCGCAGGCGGAGGCCGACGGGCACCGGGCCGTGACCGTGAGCGCGGTCTTCGGCCGGACCGGGGCGCCGGGGACGGTCGCGCACCTCCGCTTCACCCGCCAGGGCGCGCGGTGGGAGCAGGGCGCGCTCGAGCAGCTCGCCGCGGCCCGCCTGCCGCCCCTGCCGCTCGAGGTGGAGCGGGCCGCCGAGGCCGAGCGGGCCGGCGCGGCGGCGGCGGAGAAGTTCGTGGACGACGTGGACCACGTCGAGATCGACGCCGCCTGGGCCGCCACCTCGGCGGTCGTGAAGGCGGTCACGAGCCGCGCCACGTTCGAGAACCAGCTCCTCGATCTCGTGGCCCGGCGCGGCGTGGCCAAGGGGCGCCACCCGCTCTTCTACCGCTACGTCGCGAGCGCGCGGGCGCCCATCCCCGGGAGCGAGATGCTGGTGCGGTTCGAGAGCCAGGTGGAGGCGGGGCGCGTGGTCGAGGAGGTGCGCCTCCGGCTCGACGACGATCAGGAGTGGCGCGTGGCCGGGCTCGGGTTCGGCCGCACATGAGGCTCCCGCCGCTGCTGCTGCTCCTCCTCGCCGCCGCCGCGCCGCCGCCCCGCCCGCCGGTCCCGGCGCCTTCGTCCGCGCGGCCGGGCGCCGCCGCCGCGCCGCCCGCGCCCGAGCGCGACGGGAGCCCCGCGCCCGGCCGCTCCGAGGCCGCCCTGACCGCGGACGGGCCTGACGGCGCGAGGTGCCGTCCGATGGAGGGCAAGTTCCTGCTCGCCTTCAACAAGGCCGAGATCGTGGACGTGCTCGAGCAGGCGAGCCGCTGGACCTGCCGGAACTTCGCATACACCGACGAGGTGGCGCGCGGGCGCATCACGCTCGTCTCGCGGACGCCGGTGACGGCCGAGGAGGCCTGGGCCGCCTTCCTGGCGGCGCTCTCGGCCAACAACCTCGCCCTCTACTCCTCCGGCCGCTACGAGAAGCTGGTCCGGAGCGCCGACGCCCGCAAGGCGCCCATCCCGACCGTGGGCGAGGGCGGCGAGACGCCCGCCACCGAGCAGCCGGTGACGAAGCTCATCCGGCTGCGCTACGCCGACCCCGACCAGCTCCGGGGGCTGCTCGGCAACTTCACCTCCCCGCAGGGCGCCGACGTCCAGGTGGTCTCCCCGGACCTGCTCATCGTCACCGACGTCGGGCTCAACCTGCGGCGCATCGAGCGGCTGGTGGAGGCGGTGGACCGGCCGGGCGGCGGCGACCTCATCCGCGTGGTCCAGGTGCAGTACGCCTCGGCGAAGGACCTCGCCGACAAGGTGAACCAGGTCTTCCAGCAGGGCGGCGGCTCCGGCGCGTCCGCGAAGGGCGGCGGGAGGCGCGCGCTGCTCGGCGGCGTGACCGCCTCGGCCCCGGGCGCTCCCGCGGCGGCGCCGGCGGCCGGGAGCGAGCCGGCCGAGGTCTCGGTCTCGAAGGTGCTCGCCGACGACCGGACCAACAAGCTCATCGTCATCGCCGACGACAAGAGCTTCCAGCGCATCCTCGACCTCGTGAAGCAGCTCGACCTGCCGGCGGGCGGCACGGGCGGGATCCACGTGGTGTTCCTCAAGAACGCCAGCGCCGAGGACCTGGCGCAGACGCTCCAGGCGCTGGCGCAGGGGTCCGCCTCGGCCCGCAAGGCGCAGGGGACCGCGGCGCCGGGGGCGGCGCAGCCCGGGGCGGCGGCCCCGCAGCCGGTCCCCGCGTCGGCGGCCCGCGCCGCCGCCGCCGAGCTCCTGAGCGGCGAGGTGAAGGTCACGGCCGACAAGGCGCAGAACGCCCTCGTCGTCATGGCGAGCGGCAGCGACTTCGCGGTGATGACCCGGCTCATCGACGAGCTCGATCGGCCGCGCCGGCAGGTGTTCGTCGAGGCGGTCATCATGGAGGTGAACCTCAACCACGAGAACCAGTTCGGCGTGTCGATGCACGGGGTGAGCCCGTACCAGACCTCGAGCGGCACCGGGTACATCCCGCTCGGCTCGGAGACCGGCCGGGTGAGCTCGCTCGACACCGCCAGCCTGCTCTCGCTGGGCGGCTTCCTCACCGGCGTGGTGGCGCCGGTCTCGTCGGAGCTGAAGAGCATCTTCCCGTACTCGAGCGCCGCCATCCTGGTGCAGGCGCTCCAGACCTCGTCCGACGTGAACGTGCTCTCGACGCCGCACCTGCTCGCCTCCGACAACGAGGAGTCGGAGATCTCGGTGGGCCAGAACGTGCCCTTCCAGTCCGGCTACTCGGCGGCCTCGACCTCCTCGAGCACCAGCACCAGCTCCACCCTCACCAGCCTGCTCGCGAGCAGCTACGCCCCCATCCAGCGGCAGAACGTGGAGCTGAAGCTCAAGCTCAAGCCGCAGATCAGCGAGGGCGACATGGTCCGGCTCGACCTCGAGGAGCAGACCGAGGAGATCGCCTCCAAGGACGCGACCCTGGGTCCCACCACCTCCAAGCGGAGCGTGAAGACCAAGATCGTGGTGAAGGACCAGTCCACGGTGGTCATCGGCGGGCTCATCCAGGAGCGCACGCTCCAGTCGGTGCACAAGGTGCCGGTGCTCGGCGACGTGCCGCTCCTCGGCTGGCTCTTCCGCGACACCGTCACCACCAAGGCGAAGACCAACCTGCTCCTCTTCCTCACGCCCTACGTCATCCGCGACGCCTCCGACTTCCGGCGCATCCTCGAGCGCAAGCAGAAGGAGCGGGAGGAGTTCGCGCGCCAGTTCCAGGGCGAGGCGCCGCGGTACGCCGTCCCGGTGGACTGGGCGCGCAAGCCCGGCCTGCTCACGCGGCTGCGGCG from Anaeromyxobacter paludicola harbors:
- a CDS encoding response regulator transcription factor gives rise to the protein MTGQDPESFRVLFVEDDERLASLTTRYLEGHGLQVTWVGDGRQGLVEALKGRHDVVILDVMLPGLSGIEICRELRARAAVPVIMLTALGEEADRVLGLETGADDYLPKPFSSRELLARLRGLVRRGRGALGPSRERLRVGELELSPRDYGATLRGRPLALTTSEFVLLRVLAERAGRVLTREQLLDLTKGSADEAFDRSIDAHISRLRQKLGDDPRHPRLLRTVRGAGYLLAADPEEPA
- a CDS encoding DUF4019 domain-containing protein; translated protein: MTHPPTRTALLALLAAVAGCATARRPASAAPAAAEAPPAAASAPGPAAPAATEAPRYAVEPAATLLVLASGRAFLLLGAAPIAGSQGEPELSLSYLAASDPAPPADPGAAARLASAAQALFEAFRSQAEADGHRAVTVSAVFGRTGAPGTVAHLRFTRQGARWEQGALEQLAAARLPPLPLEVERAAEAERAGAAAAEKFVDDVDHVEIDAAWAATSAVVKAVTSRATFENQLLDLVARRGVAKGRHPLFYRYVASARAPIPGSEMLVRFESQVEAGRVVEEVRLRLDDDQEWRVAGLGFGRT
- the gspD gene encoding type II secretion system secretin GspD; its protein translation is MRLPPLLLLLLAAAAPPPRPPVPAPSSARPGAAAAPPAPERDGSPAPGRSEAALTADGPDGARCRPMEGKFLLAFNKAEIVDVLEQASRWTCRNFAYTDEVARGRITLVSRTPVTAEEAWAAFLAALSANNLALYSSGRYEKLVRSADARKAPIPTVGEGGETPATEQPVTKLIRLRYADPDQLRGLLGNFTSPQGADVQVVSPDLLIVTDVGLNLRRIERLVEAVDRPGGGDLIRVVQVQYASAKDLADKVNQVFQQGGGSGASAKGGGRRALLGGVTASAPGAPAAAPAAGSEPAEVSVSKVLADDRTNKLIVIADDKSFQRILDLVKQLDLPAGGTGGIHVVFLKNASAEDLAQTLQALAQGSASARKAQGTAAPGAAQPGAAAPQPVPASAARAAAAELLSGEVKVTADKAQNALVVMASGSDFAVMTRLIDELDRPRRQVFVEAVIMEVNLNHENQFGVSMHGVSPYQTSSGTGYIPLGSETGRVSSLDTASLLSLGGFLTGVVAPVSSELKSIFPYSSAAILVQALQTSSDVNVLSTPHLLASDNEESEISVGQNVPFQSGYSAASTSSSTSTSSTLTSLLASSYAPIQRQNVELKLKLKPQISEGDMVRLDLEEQTEEIASKDATLGPTTSKRSVKTKIVVKDQSTVVIGGLIQERTLQSVHKVPVLGDVPLLGWLFRDTVTTKAKTNLLLFLTPYVIRDASDFRRILERKQKEREEFARQFQGEAPRYAVPVDWARKPGLLTRLRRDVAEEARKLENGGPGAPGEGVITPEGKAPREGAPAEPAPAPPAAQDAARRPAASRSVLSSSSEV